From the Streptomyces sp. NBC_01216 genome, the window CCTCGTCGTCGCGTTCCTGGCCGGCGGCACCAGCGCCTTCGTCGCCGACGACAAGACCGTCCGGCTCTCCGTCGACGGCGTCCCGCGTACCCTGCACACCTTCGCCGACGACGTGGGCGAGCTCCTCGCCCACGAGGGTCTGGCGATCGGGGCGCACGACCTCGTCGCCCCCGCCCCCGACGGCCGGCTGACGAGCGGCGTCGACGTCGTCGTCCGCTACGGCCGGCTCGTGCGGCTGACCCTCGACGGGCAGCGCCGCGAAGTCTGGACCACCGCCAGGACCGTCGACGACGTCCTGCGCCGGCTCGGCGTCCGCGCCGAGGGCGCCTACCTCTCCGTCTCCCGCTCGACCACCGTCTCCCGCCACGGCCTCGCCCTCGACGTCCGCACCGAACGGACGGTCACCCTCCTCGCCGACGGCCGCGAGCGCGTCCTGCGCACCAACGCCGCCACCGTCCGCGAGGCCGTCGAGGAGGCCGGCATCACGCTCTCCGGCCAGGACACCACCTCCGTGCCGCTCGACTCCTTCCCGGGTGACGGCCAGACGATCACCGTCCTGCGCGTCACCGGCACCCGGGAGGTCCGCGAGGAACCGGTCCCGTACGCCGTCGAGCGGACCCGCGACCCCCGGCTGTTCGCCGGCACCGAGGTCGTCGAACGGCAGGGCCGGGCGGGCGTGCGCCGCGTCGTCTACGCGCTGCGGACCGTCGACGGCGTCCCGCAGCGCCCGCGGCGGATCGGCGAGGAGATCGTCCGCGAACCCGTGACCAGGAAGGTCCGGGTCGGCATCCGGCGACCGCCCTCCTCGGTGGCCGGAGCCGACGGCCTCGATTGGGGCGCGCTGGCCGCGTGCGAGTCCGGCGGCCGGCCCGACGCCGTCGATCCGTCGGGCACCTACGGCGGGCTGTACCAGTTCGATCCCGCCACCTGGCGCGCGCTCGGCGGCAGCGGCGCCGCCCAGAACGCGCCGGCCACGGAACAGACGTACCGGGCGAAGAAGCTCTACGTGCAGCGGGGGGCGAGTCCCTGGCCCCACTGCGGCCGTAGGCTGTACCGGTGAGCAACACCGATCCCGACGCCCTCCTCGGCCCCGCCGACATCCGCGAACTGGCGGCGGCGCTTGGCGTCCGCCCGACCAAACAGCGCGGCCAGAACTTCGTCATCGACGCCAACACGGTCCGGCGGATCGTCCGCACGGCCGACGTGCGCCCCGACGACGTGGTCGTGGAGGTGGGACCGGGACTCGGGTCCCTCACCCTGGCCCTGCTGGAGGCCGCGGACCGGGTGACGGCCGTCGAGATCGACGACGTCCTCGCCGGCGCGCTGCCCGCGACGATCGCGGCCCGGATGCCCGGCCGGAAGGACCGCTTCGCGCTCGTGCACTCCGACGCGATGCACGTCCGGGAGCTGCCGGGCCCGCCGCCGACGGCGCTGGTCGCCAACCTGCCCTACAACGTGGCCGTCCCGGTCCTGCT encodes:
- a CDS encoding ubiquitin-like domain-containing protein — encoded protein: MSTSQGGHRALRGQPAGTPPLRQQTPATPPVVPGQAGRAPARRAARRRRTSPFAVQGLRRIVPQALVVAFLAGGTSAFVADDKTVRLSVDGVPRTLHTFADDVGELLAHEGLAIGAHDLVAPAPDGRLTSGVDVVVRYGRLVRLTLDGQRREVWTTARTVDDVLRRLGVRAEGAYLSVSRSTTVSRHGLALDVRTERTVTLLADGRERVLRTNAATVREAVEEAGITLSGQDTTSVPLDSFPGDGQTITVLRVTGTREVREEPVPYAVERTRDPRLFAGTEVVERQGRAGVRRVVYALRTVDGVPQRPRRIGEEIVREPVTRKVRVGIRRPPSSVAGADGLDWGALAACESGGRPDAVDPSGTYGGLYQFDPATWRALGGSGAAQNAPATEQTYRAKKLYVQRGASPWPHCGRRLYR